The DNA region GAGGCCTTTATTAGATTTGTGCTCAACCACAGTGAGAACCTATTCGTCTGGCCCGATGATTTCACGCCCTATCAGGGCGAGAAATACGAAAGCCCAAGCCAAGTGGTAAAGCAGGCACGAGCGGCTGCAAAGGGATGGCTAACCTATCGGAAAGAATGGAATATTGATCTTGCAGTTCTTTTATCGTTCCTGGATATGGCCAACAGTAGGGCCAAAGACCACGACAAAACCTGGCTTCACTATGATTATGCCAAGTGCTTGATTGGCTCTAGGAACTACGAGGCCGCCAGAGACCTCGTGCTACCCATTGTGCGAACCAAAGTATCGGAGTTTTGGGCCTGGGGCGCACTGGCCGCCACTTATATCGACTCGAACCCGACCAAAGCAGTTGCTTGTTTCGCAAAAGGGTTGGGTGAATGCCGAGAGGCCAAGTTTTCGGTCAAGATGCGTGGCTCCTTGGCCTCTTTACTTGCGAGTCAGGGTGAACCTGAAAAAGCCTCTGCACTCTTGTGCTCTATTGCCGACATCTATTCCAGCGAAGGTTGGACACTGAAGTCTGAGTATGAGGATTTGATGGCACAACCATGGTTTGATGCCTCGGCAGCTGGGACAGTCAATCTCGATCAATTTTTCAGTACCGCAGGTGCGCAAGCAAATAATCTTCTATATGACAAAACCACCACTCAAACGGGTATTGTTGCCTCAATACACAAGTCTGGGAAGGGTTTTAATGTATATCTCTCGGAAGGCCTAAAAATTCCCGTACGAAAAGGCACTTATGCCACCAAATCCCTTCCTTCAGTTGGTGACTGGGTCTCAGTCACATATGCCAACACTACTGATAGTACAGAGGTATTGGAGGCTGCACCAACTGAGCCGATAACTCTTCCTGGTCTTGAGGTAGAAGTCGGAGAACTACGGGTT from Desulfonatronum sp. SC1 includes:
- a CDS encoding M48 family metallopeptidase; this encodes MTIFQTIKKLRHSGKPVDAWNTGHPALQDEPGNLFLKRSLYWACYDGIKAIQERIAHRNNKAPTQQEQQDISSWISCIEKLDLPLPCEELNFRFFNLFRENGEHYEAFIRFVLNHSENLFVWPDDFTPYQGEKYESPSQVVKQARAAAKGWLTYRKEWNIDLAVLLSFLDMANSRAKDHDKTWLHYDYAKCLIGSRNYEAARDLVLPIVRTKVSEFWAWGALAATYIDSNPTKAVACFAKGLGECREAKFSVKMRGSLASLLASQGEPEKASALLCSIADIYSSEGWTLKSEYEDLMAQPWFDASAAGTVNLDQFFSTAGAQANNLLYDKTTTQTGIVASIHKSGKGFNVYLSEGLKIPVRKGTYATKSLPSVGDWVSVTYANTTDSTEVLEAAPTEPITLPGLEVEVGELRVNPKGFAFVGNTFVAPDLVVQEMHGAAVEVMKIWDMNPKKMEMTWRAIKVTKLAI